Proteins encoded by one window of Plasmodium falciparum 3D7 genome assembly, chromosome: 4:
- a CDS encoding U4/U6 small nuclear ribonucleoprotein PRP31, putative, with amino-acid sequence MATLADSFLKDLEDLEFEDEEEENNIGEKAPFIKRSNNRMEDEDNDDYEEIVDAIEEFLNEKKKNKERKISELLYDEEFLNMMNDIKTYMFEEEEKKKEKEKDDENVDGDEEIEVLLKEKDSNKINNIDNDKFNNNNNNNNSSSDEDNFYDDVMIEKCMETILKIDTEILNIHKYVKDIYSTKFPELDSIVYSPVEYISVVNKIRNEVDLKNIDFSDILPNTTVMAITVASSMTTGICLPDNLLKNCISFCNEGIQLNEYRNIILLYLESKMFYLAPNVTMLLGSSLTARLISAVGSLKNLSIISSQNLIVIASTKKSLFGLSNVHKTLGIGILCCSEIVQSVPDAYKKKAISLLASKCSLAARIDYFKKYKEGQYGLLLRQYIISHLIKLQEPPPLKQKKILPMPDEKRKRKRGGKRYRKLKEKTQITELTKQINRLPFGPETTDDFYNFNDQNTMLLNSNITKLKYTNKQKNLITKKRNLNVHSSGATGGLSSSLIFTPLQGIELYNPSLINAKNKQTENKYFSNTAEFRKI; translated from the exons atg gCAACTTTGGCTGACTCATTTCTGAAAGATCTCGAAGATCTTGAATTTGAAgacgaagaagaagaaaataatatcgGGGAGAAGGCCCCCtttattaaaagaagtaACAATAGAATGGAGgatgaagataatgatgattatGAAGAGATTGTCGATGCTATTGAAGAGTTTTTAAAtgagaagaagaaaaacaaGGAAAGGAAAATCTCGGAATTGTTATATGATGAAGagtttttaaatatgatgaATGATATAAAGACGTACATGTTTGaagaggaagaaaaaaaaaaagaaaaagaaaaagatgatgaaaatgtaGATGGTGATGAAGAAATTGAAGTATTATTAAAGGAGAAGGATagcaataaaataaataatattgataatgataagtttaataataacaataataataataatagtagtagtgatgaggataatttttatgatgaTGTGATGATAGAAAAATGTATGGAAACTATCCTAAAAATTGACacagaaatattaaatatccACAAATATGTAAAAGATATTTATTCAACAAAATTTCCAGAATTAGATTCTATAGTATATAGTCCTGTAGAATATATAAGTGttgttaataaaataagaaatgaGGTTGATTTAAAGAATATTGATTTCTCAGATATTTTACCTAACACAACCGTTATGGCTATTACTGTTGCTTCTAGTATGACAACAGGAATATGTTTGCCTGATAATTTATTGAAAAATTGTATTTCATTTTGTAATGAAGGAATAcaattaaatgaatatagaaatataatattattatatttagaaaGTAAAATGTTTTATCTAGCACCAAATGTAACCATGTTATTAGGTAGTTCATTAACGGCACGCTTAATAAGTGCTGTGGGTTCTTTAAAGAACTTATCAATAATTTCATCTCAAAATCTAATAGTTATAGCAAGTACAAAAAAATCATTATTTGGTTTAAGTAATGTACATAAAACTTTGGGAATAGGTATCCTGTGTTGTTCAGAAATTGTTCAAAGTGTACCTGAtgcatataaaaagaaagccATAAGCTTACTAGCTTCAAAATGTAGTTTAGCTGCTCGAATcgattattttaaaaaatataaagaaggaCAATATGGATTATTACTTagacaatatattatatcacatttaataaaattacaaGAACCTCCAccattaaaacaaaaaaaaatattacccATGCCtgatgaaaaaagaaaaagaaaaagaggaGGAAAAAGATATcgtaaattaaaagaaaaaacacaAATTACCGAATTAACAAAACAAATCAATAGATTACCATTCGGTCCTGAAACTACAgatgatttttataattttaatgatcAAAATACCATGTTATTAAATTCAAATATAAccaaattaaaatatacaaataaacaaaaaaatcttataacaaaaaaaagaaatttaaatGTTCATTCAAGTGGAGCCACAGGGGGATTGTCTTCTTCCCTAATTTTTACCCCACTCCAGGGTATTGAATTATATAACCCTTCATTGATTAATGCAAAAAATAAGCAAACCGAAAATAAGTACTTTTCAAATACTGCTGAATTTaggaagatataa